The Geotalea uraniireducens Rf4 genome window below encodes:
- the gluQRS gene encoding tRNA glutamyl-Q(34) synthetase GluQRS produces MLSAGKETNQNIIGRFAPSPTGPLHLGSLVAALGSYLFAKHSDGRWLLRIEDLDLPRVVPGIADDMQDTLEILGFQWDGEVLFQSRRTEVYQAALEELINRGVAYSCGCTRSEIAKISSAEGTEDVIYPGFCRDGLPPGKVERAYRVKVYDEVVSFADGIMGRYSQVLSASCGDFVIQRADGPFAYHLAVVVDDAESGVNQVVRGADLLSSTPRQIYLQRLLGYPTPSYAHLPLVTAPGGAKLSKRDNAVSLAAGLDLRKDGGGLLLAALRFLGQQPPPSLTGASCYEILDWAITRFDPSLIPHVSAPLIP; encoded by the coding sequence CGGGGCCGCTTCATCTCGGGTCGCTGGTGGCGGCGCTCGGCAGCTACCTTTTTGCCAAGCATTCAGATGGACGCTGGCTTCTGCGCATAGAGGACCTGGACCTTCCGCGCGTTGTGCCGGGGATTGCCGATGACATGCAGGATACCCTCGAAATTCTCGGATTTCAGTGGGATGGCGAGGTGCTTTTCCAGAGCCGCAGGACCGAAGTTTACCAGGCCGCCCTGGAAGAGCTCATCAATAGGGGAGTTGCCTATTCATGCGGCTGTACCCGTTCGGAAATCGCCAAAATATCTTCCGCTGAGGGGACGGAGGATGTCATCTATCCGGGTTTTTGTCGCGATGGTTTGCCGCCCGGGAAGGTCGAAAGGGCTTACCGGGTAAAGGTTTACGACGAAGTGGTCTCTTTTGCCGACGGTATCATGGGGCGTTACAGCCAGGTGCTGTCGGCATCGTGTGGCGATTTTGTCATTCAGAGGGCTGACGGCCCCTTTGCCTATCATCTTGCAGTAGTAGTGGATGATGCCGAAAGTGGCGTGAATCAGGTAGTGCGTGGCGCCGACCTGCTTTCTTCGACGCCTCGGCAGATTTATCTCCAGAGGCTGCTCGGTTATCCGACACCTTCCTATGCACACCTGCCGCTGGTAACCGCTCCGGGCGGGGCAAAGCTCAGTAAAAGGGACAATGCTGTTTCCCTGGCAGCCGGGCTTGATCTGCGTAAAGATGGGGGGGGGCTGCTTCTGGCCGCACTCCGTTTTCTCGGTCAGCAACCGCCTCCTTCACTTACGGGCGCCTCCTGTTACGAAATCCTCGACTGGGCCATTACCCGTTTCGACCCTTCACTTATCCCCCATGTTTCTGCACCTTTGATTCCATGA